Proteins encoded by one window of Porphyromonas vaginalis:
- a CDS encoding DUF262 domain-containing protein, translating to MKTSNSSIFEALSLNNTSFFIPPYQRAYSWGKEQINRFFDDVMRLVHSEQDPMQTDKQQHFFGTLVYKWEGQGSFAKRQVIIDGQQRLTTTLIFCIALRDLSTDQEEKQNITNTLLINEKSTFKDKIKLKQVTSDWDAYGALVMGGKPVPGKITDAYNLFIRLLKKQLESEDITAEHFITALQRINVAIIELSEEPYKGEDPQVIFETLNSLGKPLSLSDLIRNYILLGMPSDQQTTIYDEVWQPKIEQLLGEVGEEYTSRFFRDYLQCKNKKSYKVVSDNNTKELYYQFKEFVERTFDSKKDFIRDIESYVPCYLNIVEPKYYTPVSPNKEDDQTIKELLHNIFHDISSEAFKPFVLELLHMRQSSNPNTTICDTLLIESLESIRTYLIRRRVVKLTQAENKNIPTLTSYLPAIASGETSLIKILSNLFYRLRLPNDKEVRETLERLAFYKDVSSYSKFILGKMEKHQAKVSVDFHDPLVTIEHIMPQTLNEVWRSELGEEKAEEIHQHYLHNIGNLILTEFNGEMGNKSFADKKARLATSNIGYSHNICQYEQWREESILDHQDRMISLFLDTFSLPDEYKQTNNWKDDSDQKTESVIYPFDGSLEWAKGTKPKQLRVYQQTYEVKNWSGTLLQFVKYFKYQEPAALEELILNQQEVFSRKDSIVNWSRFSQLLLKQPNYQTRYKNLEDKFCTQLSDIKPEELFVHCDATINMILDRMSKTMLLLGMDRKDVVVEIRRTTKSSITIEEEEE from the coding sequence ATGAAAACTTCTAATTCATCAATCTTTGAAGCTCTAAGCCTTAATAACACGTCATTTTTTATTCCTCCGTATCAGAGAGCATACTCGTGGGGCAAAGAACAAATAAATCGCTTCTTTGATGATGTCATGAGACTAGTTCACTCTGAACAGGATCCGATGCAAACAGATAAGCAGCAGCATTTCTTTGGGACCTTAGTATACAAGTGGGAAGGACAAGGTTCATTTGCTAAGCGACAAGTAATCATCGACGGACAGCAGCGTCTGACCACTACTTTGATCTTTTGCATTGCATTACGAGACCTCTCTACAGACCAAGAAGAAAAACAAAATATCACTAACACATTACTCATTAACGAGAAGTCTACGTTCAAGGACAAAATCAAACTCAAGCAGGTAACTTCAGACTGGGATGCTTACGGAGCATTGGTTATGGGGGGAAAACCAGTCCCCGGGAAAATAACAGATGCGTATAACTTATTCATAAGACTACTAAAGAAACAACTGGAAAGCGAAGACATAACTGCGGAACACTTCATAACTGCTCTTCAACGAATAAATGTAGCCATAATAGAGCTGTCAGAAGAGCCATACAAAGGTGAAGATCCACAAGTCATCTTTGAGACGCTTAATTCGCTCGGCAAGCCCCTCTCCCTATCGGACCTGATCCGCAACTATATATTACTAGGAATGCCTAGTGATCAGCAAACAACAATTTATGATGAGGTGTGGCAACCTAAGATAGAGCAGCTACTGGGAGAAGTAGGAGAGGAGTACACATCTAGATTCTTTCGCGACTACCTCCAGTGCAAAAACAAGAAATCCTATAAAGTAGTCAGTGACAACAACACCAAAGAGCTGTACTATCAGTTCAAAGAATTCGTTGAGCGTACATTTGATAGCAAGAAAGATTTCATCAGAGATATAGAGTCTTACGTTCCTTGTTACTTAAACATTGTAGAGCCTAAATACTACACTCCCGTGTCTCCTAACAAGGAGGATGATCAAACCATTAAGGAACTCCTACACAATATATTTCACGACATATCGAGTGAAGCTTTTAAGCCTTTTGTGCTAGAGTTGCTTCATATGCGACAGTCTTCGAACCCTAATACGACAATCTGCGACACCTTACTTATAGAGTCTCTAGAGTCCATTCGCACCTATCTGATACGTAGGCGTGTAGTTAAATTAACGCAAGCAGAGAATAAGAACATCCCTACACTGACCTCTTATCTTCCAGCAATAGCAAGCGGAGAGACTTCACTGATAAAGATTCTATCCAATCTCTTTTATAGATTACGCTTACCAAACGATAAAGAAGTTCGAGAGACTTTAGAGCGACTAGCTTTCTACAAAGATGTGAGTAGCTATAGTAAGTTCATCCTAGGTAAAATGGAGAAACATCAGGCTAAAGTTTCCGTAGATTTTCACGATCCACTTGTCACTATCGAGCACATTATGCCACAGACTCTCAACGAAGTGTGGCGCTCCGAGTTGGGCGAGGAGAAGGCTGAGGAGATACACCAGCACTACTTGCACAACATCGGCAACCTGATACTTACTGAGTTCAATGGTGAAATGGGCAATAAATCTTTTGCTGACAAGAAGGCACGATTGGCTACCTCGAACATAGGATACAGCCATAACATCTGTCAGTATGAGCAATGGCGTGAAGAAAGCATCCTCGACCATCAAGATCGTATGATTAGTCTCTTCCTAGACACCTTCTCGCTACCCGATGAATACAAGCAGACCAATAATTGGAAAGATGATTCAGATCAAAAGACAGAAAGTGTTATATATCCGTTTGATGGCAGTTTAGAGTGGGCAAAAGGAACTAAGCCCAAGCAGCTTAGGGTATATCAGCAAACGTACGAGGTCAAGAACTGGTCTGGAACATTGCTCCAGTTTGTCAAGTACTTCAAATATCAAGAGCCAGCTGCGTTGGAAGAACTCATACTTAATCAACAAGAAGTCTTTAGTCGAAAGGACTCTATCGTGAACTGGAGTAGGTTTAGCCAACTATTATTAAAGCAGCCAAACTACCAGACACGATACAAAAACCTTGAAGATAAATTCTGTACTCAACTTTCAGATATTAAGCCTGAAGAGCTCTTCGTACATTGTGACGCAACTATCAATATGATATTGGATCGCATGTCTAAAACCATGTTATTACTAGGAATGGATCGTAAAGATGTTGTTGTTGAGATTAGAAGGACGACAAAGTCCAGCATAACAATCGAAGAAGAGGAAGAATAA
- the gcvT gene encoding glycine cleavage system aminomethyltransferase GcvT → MKTTPFTERHIALGAKMHDFAGYNMPIEYPTGILEEHMNVINGVGVFDVSHMGEFWVKGPKALEFLQKVSSNDASKLEVGQIQYSCFTTEQGTLLDDFLVYRYEENKYMLVPNAANVVKDWAWCLKQNDMGADLEDGSAKIGQLAVQGPKATQVLQRLTDINLLDIPYYHFKVGTFADCPNVIISNTGYTGCGGFELYFFPQYADKIWDAIFEAGKPEGIMPAGLGARDTLRLEAGFCLYGNDIDDQHTSLESGLGWITKLTDNKPDLVGREALLKQKAKGLTRKLVAFEMVDKGIPRQHYDIVNEAGEKIGVVTSGTMSPALKVGIGMGYVSTEYSKIDSKIYISVRKRNLEAKVVKPPFRK, encoded by the coding sequence ATGAAGACTACTCCATTTACAGAGCGTCACATAGCACTGGGTGCTAAGATGCACGACTTCGCAGGCTACAATATGCCTATCGAGTACCCTACGGGGATCCTTGAGGAACACATGAATGTGATCAACGGCGTCGGTGTCTTTGACGTGTCACACATGGGAGAGTTTTGGGTCAAGGGACCGAAGGCTCTCGAATTCCTACAGAAAGTATCTAGCAACGATGCCTCCAAGCTGGAGGTGGGGCAGATACAGTACAGCTGCTTCACAACGGAGCAGGGTACACTACTAGACGACTTCCTCGTATACCGCTACGAAGAGAACAAGTACATGCTCGTCCCCAACGCTGCTAACGTCGTCAAGGACTGGGCGTGGTGCCTCAAGCAAAACGATATGGGCGCTGACCTAGAGGACGGCTCCGCAAAGATCGGACAGCTAGCCGTACAGGGCCCCAAGGCTACACAAGTACTACAGCGTCTGACGGACATCAACCTGCTCGACATCCCCTACTACCACTTTAAGGTGGGCACCTTCGCAGACTGCCCCAACGTGATCATCTCTAACACAGGCTACACGGGTTGCGGAGGCTTCGAGCTCTACTTCTTCCCTCAGTATGCAGACAAGATCTGGGACGCTATCTTTGAGGCTGGTAAGCCCGAGGGCATCATGCCTGCTGGTCTGGGTGCGCGTGATACGCTCCGTCTAGAGGCTGGTTTCTGCCTCTACGGCAACGATATCGATGATCAGCACACGTCACTAGAGAGTGGCCTAGGCTGGATCACCAAGCTCACAGACAATAAGCCCGACCTCGTAGGTCGTGAAGCACTGCTCAAGCAGAAGGCTAAGGGCTTGACACGCAAGCTCGTCGCTTTCGAAATGGTCGACAAGGGCATCCCCCGTCAGCACTACGACATCGTCAACGAGGCTGGCGAGAAGATCGGTGTCGTCACCTCTGGTACCATGTCTCCCGCACTCAAGGTGGGCATCGGTATGGGCTACGTCTCTACGGAGTACAGCAAGATAGACAGCAAGATCTACATCTCCGTCCGCAAGCGCAACCTTGAGGCTAAGGTGGTCAAGCCCCCCTTTCGCAAGTAA
- a CDS encoding TonB-dependent receptor — MRHLTKLVFLIITLAFTAYLNARLNAQEPFTQEVRGEVISALPDDTIVGASIVVVGSDPLVGTTTGSDQKFSLRLPVGRCSLQISCIGYESQEVDLLVVAGKQSVLHIALTPSDTKLDAVVVTAPYDKSTPTNRFSLAGARSFSVDEAYRFAASLGDPARMVRSFAGIMPVNDSRNDIIIRGNSPAGVQWILDGIEISNPNHFNTGVGMTGGQVSYLNTNLLTNSDFHLSAWPAPYGNALSGIFDLRLRRGNLERHEFWLQSGFGGLELGAEGYLRKGSQSSYLASYRYSVPDIMHALGFKMPVVPRYQDFTTKLHFDLGYGHKLSFVGLFSKSHIGFATNELGDNFEYADYDFSKLSFAQRIAINSTTYIAGLTHSVQFSSRMSLSTQLSFVRSDTGMPVDTMNLQGDKQNPQWHVMWSESAQENKWSLHSDLTWHPSREGLLVAGVRGDLFDAYYMEQTADSTFAQGVRTIAEESPLYGLIRAYGQYRHRLGDYWTATLGLHSMYLTINDHYAVEPRMGLQYQPARSHTIGLAAGLYSQMLPRSFYFIRHYAPQGIEYRNKRVDFTRSAQVDLYYDWAFAPNWHAKIEGYYQELYRVPVVNDPNSIWTLLEIGGAGQNYIERQSDLVNKGRGRNYGVELTVEKFYSNNYYMLFNASLYSSTYTTGFQKEWWSTVFDGRYLVNMTGGYEWKLPKHWALFTDLKASYAGGIRYTPIREDLYKQSGRIELDKTQVNALQAKDYLRADLKIGARQIGQRITQEWAVDLQNVTNRKNVMSILFDNGEYSTMYTQGFMPMVTYKLFFSVK, encoded by the coding sequence ATGCGACATCTCACTAAGCTCGTCTTTCTTATCATTACCCTTGCATTTACCGCTTATCTAAATGCTCGGTTAAATGCTCAGGAACCCTTTACACAAGAGGTACGCGGAGAGGTCATTTCCGCACTCCCTGACGATACGATCGTTGGAGCTTCGATCGTAGTAGTAGGTAGTGATCCACTCGTAGGGACAACGACAGGCTCAGATCAGAAGTTTTCTCTACGGTTACCTGTAGGTCGTTGCTCCTTGCAGATTAGTTGTATAGGCTATGAGTCTCAGGAGGTAGACCTCCTCGTTGTAGCGGGCAAGCAGAGTGTGCTGCATATAGCCTTGACACCGTCAGATACCAAGCTTGATGCTGTGGTTGTGACTGCTCCGTATGACAAGAGTACTCCTACGAATAGGTTTAGCCTAGCTGGAGCGCGTAGCTTTAGCGTTGATGAGGCGTATCGCTTTGCCGCTTCCCTGGGCGACCCTGCTCGTATGGTGCGTAGCTTCGCTGGTATTATGCCTGTCAACGACTCTCGCAACGATATCATCATACGAGGTAATTCACCCGCTGGGGTGCAGTGGATCCTAGATGGTATCGAGATTAGCAATCCCAATCACTTCAATACAGGTGTCGGTATGACTGGAGGTCAGGTGAGCTATCTCAATACTAATCTGCTGACCAACTCCGACTTTCACTTGAGTGCTTGGCCAGCCCCTTATGGCAATGCGCTCTCGGGCATCTTTGACTTGCGTCTACGTCGTGGCAATCTTGAGCGACATGAGTTCTGGCTACAGTCAGGCTTTGGTGGACTAGAGCTAGGTGCTGAGGGGTACCTGCGCAAGGGGAGTCAATCGTCTTACCTTGCTTCTTATCGCTACTCTGTCCCTGACATCATGCATGCTCTAGGCTTTAAGATGCCAGTGGTGCCACGCTATCAAGACTTCACGACGAAGCTCCACTTTGACCTAGGGTATGGGCATAAGCTCTCTTTCGTTGGACTGTTTAGCAAGAGTCATATAGGTTTTGCCACAAACGAGCTGGGAGACAACTTTGAATATGCCGACTACGACTTTAGTAAGCTTTCCTTCGCACAGCGCATAGCAATCAATTCGACAACTTACATTGCAGGGCTGACACATAGCGTACAGTTTTCTTCTCGCATGTCACTCAGTACGCAGCTCTCCTTCGTACGATCTGATACTGGTATGCCTGTTGATACGATGAACCTCCAAGGGGACAAGCAGAATCCTCAGTGGCATGTCATGTGGTCGGAGTCCGCACAGGAGAATAAGTGGTCGCTTCACTCAGATCTTACATGGCATCCCAGTAGGGAGGGGCTGCTCGTGGCGGGTGTCAGAGGTGATCTCTTTGATGCGTACTATATGGAGCAGACGGCTGATAGTACCTTCGCTCAAGGCGTGCGAACGATTGCTGAGGAGAGTCCGCTCTATGGCTTAATACGTGCTTATGGACAGTATCGTCATCGCCTAGGAGACTACTGGACAGCCACATTGGGGTTACATAGTATGTACCTTACGATCAATGATCACTATGCTGTCGAGCCTCGTATGGGCTTGCAGTATCAGCCAGCTCGCTCTCACACCATCGGTCTTGCTGCGGGACTATATAGTCAGATGCTCCCACGCTCCTTTTACTTCATACGTCACTATGCACCGCAGGGTATCGAGTATCGCAATAAGCGGGTTGATTTCACACGTAGTGCGCAGGTGGATCTCTACTACGACTGGGCTTTTGCGCCCAACTGGCATGCTAAGATAGAGGGATACTATCAGGAGCTGTACAGAGTGCCAGTGGTCAATGACCCGAACTCTATATGGACGCTCCTAGAGATAGGTGGCGCTGGACAAAACTACATAGAGCGTCAGAGCGATCTAGTCAATAAGGGGCGTGGTAGAAACTATGGTGTAGAGCTTACGGTGGAGAAGTTTTATAGCAACAACTACTACATGCTCTTTAACGCGTCACTCTACAGCTCGACCTATACGACAGGATTTCAGAAAGAGTGGTGGAGTACAGTCTTTGATGGCCGGTATCTTGTCAATATGACGGGTGGATATGAGTGGAAGTTGCCGAAGCACTGGGCGCTTTTTACCGATCTTAAGGCCTCCTATGCGGGGGGCATCCGCTACACACCGATACGAGAAGATCTATATAAGCAGAGCGGTCGCATAGAGCTTGACAAGACACAGGTCAATGCTCTTCAAGCTAAGGATTACCTCCGAGCAGATTTAAAGATAGGCGCTCGCCAGATAGGTCAGCGCATCACCCAGGAGTGGGCAGTGGACCTGCAGAATGTGACGAATCGTAAGAATGTCATGTCTATCCTCTTCGACAATGGGGAGTACTCGACGATGTACACGCAGGGCTTTATGCCGATGGTTACTTACAAGCTCTTTTTCTCTGTGAAATAA
- a CDS encoding glycosyltransferase family 2 protein: protein MTTTPLLTIITICYNAEATIAPTLRSLAEQSDQSFEYLVIDGDSQDKTLSLVQTLYPRATVYSEPDHGLYDAMNKGLRHATGTYIWYLNAGDTLRTPDTVRTVCAALETHQPDLLYGDTMIVNGTYQDLHPRRLRPPHRLTQRAFANGMLICHQAFIPRRKLAPLYDLRYRYSADYDWCIKIIDAIQSQYRIDDYLVNYLNEGVTTRNHRASLLERLRIMARRYGWFTALTRHVSFLFCRQR from the coding sequence ATGACCACCACGCCCCTACTAACCATCATCACCATCTGCTACAATGCGGAGGCAACCATTGCGCCCACGCTGCGTAGCCTTGCCGAGCAAAGTGACCAAAGCTTTGAGTACCTCGTCATAGACGGAGATTCCCAAGACAAGACGCTCTCGCTCGTCCAGACACTCTACCCTCGTGCTACCGTCTACTCCGAGCCCGATCATGGGCTATACGATGCGATGAATAAAGGGTTGCGTCATGCCACCGGCACCTACATCTGGTACCTCAATGCGGGCGATACGCTCCGCACGCCCGACACGGTCCGCACCGTCTGCGCTGCTCTTGAGACGCACCAGCCCGACCTCCTCTATGGCGACACGATGATTGTAAACGGAACCTACCAGGACCTACATCCTCGTCGGTTGCGCCCGCCCCATCGGTTGACGCAGCGCGCCTTTGCCAATGGTATGCTCATCTGCCACCAAGCCTTCATACCACGACGCAAGCTCGCTCCGCTCTACGATCTGCGCTATCGCTACTCGGCAGACTACGACTGGTGCATCAAGATCATCGACGCCATCCAGAGCCAGTACCGCATCGACGACTATCTCGTCAACTACCTCAACGAGGGGGTCACCACACGCAATCACCGCGCCTCGCTCCTCGAGCGGCTTCGCATCATGGCTAGGCGGTACGGTTGGTTCACCGCCCTGACACGGCACGTCAGCTTCCTCTTTTGTCGTCAGCGATAA
- a CDS encoding glycosyltransferase — protein MTRVLHLSTYGANSGAGVAALRLLEAERNYGLDAELLLMAPNLETLAGVHALGNDRRLYRAWQCKLWSERALVALLNGFNREQTFKTSLGRLGISMRALRPYLAKVDLIHLHWTQHAFLSLRTLEELCKLGLPVVITLHDYWWAQGIEQMATKPGELSAPLRRLDRRVQQRKAELMTHYPIHWVTVSSSLANEVSRSSIVPRLGISTIGNVLSAQYYQQAQSQGSRTTNEQGPYQILFVATRVDDPIKGWSYLTEAMRQLADLAGEQRAQMQLTLVGALSDRTLLKQIPIPVQHLGSISDAERLRSLYAESSVLISTSERESFGQTLLESLACGTPVIARDSGGPADIVLDGVNGALVAHDKPQEMATALWQHFTEATAYQPEACRASALRFAPTAIAQQYAQLYAQLIDVTQRANS, from the coding sequence GTGACAAGGGTCCTACACCTCAGCACTTATGGGGCTAATAGCGGTGCGGGCGTCGCAGCGCTACGACTGCTAGAGGCTGAGCGAAACTACGGCTTAGACGCTGAGCTACTGCTCATGGCTCCGAACTTGGAGACCCTAGCTGGGGTGCACGCCCTTGGCAATGATCGGAGGCTTTACCGAGCTTGGCAATGTAAGCTCTGGAGCGAGCGCGCCCTTGTTGCTCTGCTCAATGGCTTCAATCGTGAGCAAACTTTCAAAACCTCTCTAGGCCGACTCGGCATCTCTATGCGTGCCCTGCGCCCTTACCTCGCAAAGGTGGATCTCATCCATCTGCACTGGACGCAGCACGCCTTCCTCTCGCTCCGCACCCTCGAGGAGCTCTGCAAGCTCGGGCTACCCGTCGTCATCACGCTCCATGACTACTGGTGGGCGCAAGGCATCGAGCAGATGGCGACTAAGCCTGGTGAACTGTCAGCCCCCCTGCGCCGACTAGACCGACGAGTACAGCAGCGCAAAGCCGAACTAATGACGCACTACCCTATTCACTGGGTCACCGTCTCCAGTAGCCTTGCCAATGAGGTGTCACGCTCCTCCATCGTACCTCGCCTAGGCATCAGCACCATCGGCAATGTCCTCTCCGCCCAGTACTATCAGCAGGCACAGAGCCAAGGAAGCCGAACCACCAACGAGCAAGGACCTTATCAGATTCTCTTCGTAGCGACGCGTGTCGACGACCCGATCAAAGGGTGGAGCTACCTAACCGAAGCCATGCGACAACTCGCCGATCTGGCAGGCGAGCAGAGAGCGCAAATGCAGCTCACACTCGTCGGCGCCCTATCCGACCGCACACTCCTCAAGCAGATCCCCATCCCCGTACAGCATCTGGGCAGTATCTCCGACGCGGAGCGACTACGCTCCCTTTACGCTGAGAGCTCCGTCCTCATCTCAACTAGCGAGCGCGAGAGCTTTGGCCAGACACTCCTAGAGTCACTCGCCTGCGGTACGCCTGTCATCGCTAGAGATTCAGGAGGTCCCGCTGATATAGTCCTCGATGGAGTCAATGGCGCCCTCGTGGCGCACGACAAACCGCAAGAGATGGCGACCGCTCTCTGGCAGCACTTCACCGAAGCCACAGCTTATCAGCCCGAAGCGTGCCGAGCCTCCGCACTGCGCTTTGCCCCGACAGCCATTGCCCAGCAGTACGCCCAGCTTTACGCCCAGTTAATAGATGTCACCCAGCGAGCAAACTCATGA
- the msrB gene encoding peptide-methionine (R)-S-oxide reductase MsrB — MKTQNALNHLKGDTIYLAGGCFWGMQAFFEEVDGVISTEVGYANGTLGRQPSYEEVCTGETGFAETLQVVYDAERVPLSFILERYFTVINPTTLNRQGADHGTQYRTGIYYTKEEQRPIIEKALTSLQQAYADPVVVECKPLSNYYPAERYHQEYLRKNPGGYCHIGRTQIARESSVRYVDHDTLRKRLTPMQYHVTQEAGTEPAFDNEYYDLTEAGIYVDVVSGKPLFLSLDKFDSGCGWPAFAKPIDDQLIKESTDRSHGMVRTEVRSKDSDAHLGHVFEDGPAELGGLRYCINSAALRFIPLDSLEAEGYGDYLRYFKK, encoded by the coding sequence ATGAAAACTCAGAATGCTCTCAATCATCTAAAAGGTGATACCATTTACCTCGCAGGAGGATGCTTCTGGGGCATGCAAGCCTTCTTTGAGGAGGTCGACGGTGTCATTTCTACCGAGGTAGGCTATGCCAATGGCACGCTGGGACGGCAACCCTCTTACGAGGAAGTTTGCACAGGCGAAACAGGCTTTGCCGAGACTCTTCAGGTAGTTTACGATGCGGAACGTGTGCCGCTCAGCTTTATCCTAGAGCGATACTTCACCGTCATCAACCCCACCACGCTCAATCGCCAAGGCGCCGACCACGGGACCCAGTACCGCACTGGTATCTACTATACTAAAGAGGAGCAGCGTCCCATCATCGAGAAGGCTCTCACCTCGCTACAACAGGCTTATGCCGACCCCGTCGTGGTAGAGTGCAAGCCTCTGAGCAACTACTACCCAGCCGAGAGATACCATCAGGAGTATCTACGCAAGAACCCAGGAGGTTACTGTCACATCGGCCGAACGCAGATAGCACGCGAGAGTTCTGTGCGCTACGTAGATCACGATACACTTCGCAAGCGTCTCACGCCGATGCAGTATCACGTGACGCAGGAGGCTGGCACGGAGCCTGCCTTTGACAATGAGTACTACGACCTCACTGAGGCAGGAATCTATGTAGATGTCGTCTCTGGCAAGCCACTCTTCCTCAGCTTAGACAAGTTTGACTCGGGTTGCGGTTGGCCCGCCTTCGCAAAGCCTATTGACGACCAGCTGATCAAGGAGTCGACCGATCGCTCACACGGTATGGTGCGTACCGAGGTGCGTAGCAAAGATTCCGACGCTCACCTCGGACATGTCTTTGAGGATGGTCCCGCTGAGCTAGGCGGACTGCGCTACTGTATCAATAGTGCGGCACTGCGCTTCATTCCCCTAGACAGTCTGGAGGCTGAGGGGTATGGCGACTACCTGCGCTACTTCAAGAAGTAA
- a CDS encoding Dabb family protein, with translation MIRHCVIFTLQLPGSAEEQQAHLQKIENLLEDLPEQILELESMEVFFNCNPNEASTFMLQADVEDLEALAIYSSHPSHIQIVNELIKPYKVGRTCIDYKLHDHYPH, from the coding sequence ATGATACGTCATTGCGTCATCTTCACGCTACAACTACCAGGCTCCGCTGAGGAGCAGCAGGCTCATCTGCAGAAGATTGAAAACCTTCTTGAAGACCTTCCCGAGCAAATCCTCGAGCTAGAGTCAATGGAGGTCTTCTTCAACTGCAACCCCAACGAGGCGTCTACCTTCATGCTTCAGGCTGATGTAGAGGATCTAGAGGCTCTCGCTATTTACTCATCTCATCCATCTCATATCCAAATAGTAAATGAACTTATCAAACCGTACAAAGTGGGTCGTACTTGCATTGATTATAAGCTGCACGACCATTATCCTCACTAA
- the serB gene encoding phosphoserine phosphatase SerB codes for MNTPLLNAQGKLMLATIQGYDRPGVTASLMGILAEHGAYILDIGQSDIHSHLNLGILFQMNENDSGSVLKDLLFKGYELDVQIRFTPISTTEYGEWVNAQGKNRYIITVVARKMTAEMLSAVAGAAADQGLNIDNIRRLTGRIPLDQTQQAPMASIEFSMRGNIKDVHTFQLDLLQMSGELDMDISFQRESMFRRMRRLICFDMDSTLIQTEVIDELAMRAGVGDQVKAITERAMRGEIDFIESFTERVALLKGLDVSVMEDIAHNLPITEGCERLMRTLKVMGYKTAILSGGFTYFGHYLQKKFDIDYVYANELEVADGKLTGRYVGDVVDGRRKADLLRLIAQVERVDLMQTVAVGDGANDLPMLSLAGLGIAFHAKPKVKASAEQRISSVGLDGILYFLGYKDSLFDEQMIECMKDGTCSTLFPKH; via the coding sequence ATGAACACACCATTACTAAATGCTCAGGGCAAACTAATGCTAGCGACCATACAGGGCTACGATCGCCCTGGCGTGACCGCTTCGCTCATGGGCATCCTCGCAGAGCATGGCGCATACATTCTAGACATCGGCCAGTCCGACATACATAGTCACCTCAACCTGGGCATCCTCTTCCAGATGAACGAGAATGACTCAGGCTCCGTACTGAAGGATCTACTCTTCAAGGGGTACGAACTTGATGTACAGATACGCTTTACTCCTATCTCTACAACCGAATATGGGGAGTGGGTCAATGCCCAAGGCAAAAATCGCTACATCATCACCGTCGTAGCGCGCAAGATGACAGCTGAGATGCTATCGGCTGTGGCTGGCGCGGCTGCCGATCAGGGGCTTAACATTGATAACATCCGCCGCCTCACGGGTCGTATTCCGCTAGACCAAACGCAGCAGGCTCCGATGGCGAGCATCGAGTTCTCCATGCGTGGCAATATCAAGGATGTCCACACCTTCCAGCTAGACCTCCTACAGATGAGTGGCGAGCTTGATATGGACATCTCCTTCCAACGGGAGAGTATGTTTCGCCGTATGCGTCGCCTGATCTGCTTCGATATGGACTCGACGCTGATCCAGACCGAGGTGATCGACGAGCTGGCCATGAGAGCTGGCGTAGGCGACCAGGTCAAGGCAATCACAGAGCGAGCTATGCGTGGTGAGATAGACTTCATCGAGAGCTTTACAGAGCGTGTCGCGCTGCTCAAGGGGCTGGACGTCTCTGTCATGGAGGATATAGCACACAACCTCCCCATCACGGAGGGATGTGAGCGACTTATGCGCACGCTCAAGGTGATGGGCTACAAGACCGCTATCCTCTCGGGAGGCTTCACCTACTTCGGCCATTACCTGCAGAAGAAGTTTGACATAGACTATGTCTACGCCAACGAGCTAGAGGTGGCCGATGGCAAGCTCACGGGCCGCTACGTCGGTGACGTGGTCGATGGACGTCGCAAGGCTGACCTACTTCGTCTGATCGCTCAGGTAGAGCGTGTGGACCTCATGCAGACGGTAGCTGTAGGCGATGGTGCCAACGACCTGCCGATGCTTTCGCTAGCAGGACTAGGTATTGCCTTTCACGCTAAGCCCAAGGTCAAGGCAAGTGCCGAGCAGCGCATCTCGTCCGTCGGTCTCGATGGCATCCTTTACTTCCTAGGCTACAAGGACTCGCTCTTTGATGAGCAGATGATCGAGTGCATGAAGGATGGCACCTGCTCGACACTCTTTCCCAAACACTAA